A region from the Buchnera aphidicola (Pemphigus populi) genome encodes:
- a CDS encoding phosphoadenylyl-sulfate reductase, which translates to MSTLNLFEINTLNKEEQYNFFSQINIFLKNISAEKRIAWAIENLCSEFVLSSSFGIQSAVCLHLIIQQKPDIPVILIDTGYLFPETYIFIDQLTDKLKLNLHVFRSKISAAWQEARYGKLWEKGITGIEFYNTVNKVEPMNEALQSLSAKTWFAGLRRQQSSSRYHLSFISMQKKIFKFLPILDWDTHKVFKYLKKNNLSYHPLWDKGYLSIGDVHTTSKPSCGMKEEDTRFFGLKRECGLHVE; encoded by the coding sequence ATGTCTACTTTGAATTTATTTGAAATTAATACATTGAATAAAGAAGAACAATATAACTTTTTTTCTCAGATAAATATATTTTTAAAAAATATTTCTGCAGAGAAACGTATTGCTTGGGCAATAGAAAATTTATGTTCGGAATTTGTTTTATCATCTAGTTTTGGAATTCAGTCAGCGGTATGTTTGCATCTTATTATCCAACAAAAACCTGATATCCCTGTTATTTTAATTGATACTGGATATCTTTTTCCTGAGACTTATATTTTTATTGATCAATTAACTGATAAATTAAAATTAAATTTACATGTATTTCGTTCAAAGATATCAGCGGCTTGGCAAGAAGCAAGATATGGAAAATTATGGGAAAAAGGTATTACAGGAATAGAATTCTATAATACTGTGAACAAAGTAGAACCTATGAATGAGGCTTTACAAAGTTTATCAGCAAAAACATGGTTTGCTGGACTTCGTCGTCAGCAATCTAGTAGTAGGTATCATTTATCTTTTATTAGTATGCAAAAAAAAATATTTAAGTTTTTACCTATTTTAGATTGGGATACTCATAAAGTATTTAAGTATCTTAAAAAAAATAATTTAAGTTATCATCCTTTGTGGGATAAAGGTTATTTATCAATAGGAGATGTGCATACAACTAGTAAGCCTTCATGTGGAATGAAGGAAGAAGATACGCGATTTTTTGGTTTGAAACGTGAATGTGGTTTGCATGTAGAATAA
- a CDS encoding assimilatory sulfite reductase (NADPH) flavoprotein subunit — MEDIQQDYLLPLSKKKLAMLELISTNFSSTEQVWLSGYFWGLSKQKKDTLPIKNIISNECIVTILSASQTGNARALSKLLYKECKLKDIKAKLVNAFDYKFKKINKEKIFIIITSTQGEGEPPEEALDLYRFLMSKKAPKLNNFYYSVFGLGDSSYNFFCQSSKDFDKKLHELGGIRLFDRVDADIEYTEIAQKWFKDIVKKISELLKNINIKINTSFSAEKESIFSSVSYTKEKPFSAKLCVNKKITGRNSIRDVRHIEIDISNSGIIYRPGDVLGVWYENDPVLVKELLKLLSIKKNTVIMVKKQKKIIYDVLKNNFELTVNSINVVSLYAKLSNNKILQDIVLNKDKLRIYANTVSIINMIRQFPPINTFNQSILDILRPMQPRLYSISSSQSEMENEVHITVRVIQYLDQGKLYLGGASGYLTHRVQEDGIINVFIVENDHFRLPKDHNIPIIMIGAGTGIAPFRSFMQERDSKNANGKNWLFFGNPSFTEDFLYQIEWQRYFKKGLLTNIDLAWSRDQINKIYVQDKIREKGGKIWNWIKDGAYIYVCGDASNMAKGVELALLDIFIQYNNMNLDEAKYFLNNLRKDKRYQRDLY, encoded by the coding sequence ATGGAAGATATTCAACAAGATTATTTATTGCCTTTAAGTAAAAAAAAATTAGCGATGTTAGAGTTGATAAGTACTAATTTTTCTAGTACAGAACAAGTTTGGTTATCTGGTTATTTTTGGGGATTATCTAAACAAAAAAAAGATACATTACCCATAAAAAACATTATTTCTAATGAATGTATAGTTACGATATTATCTGCGTCACAAACTGGTAACGCACGTGCATTATCTAAATTATTATATAAAGAATGTAAATTAAAGGATATTAAAGCTAAATTAGTAAATGCATTTGATTATAAATTTAAAAAAATTAATAAAGAAAAAATATTTATTATTATCACTTCAACTCAAGGAGAAGGTGAACCACCAGAAGAAGCTTTGGATTTATATAGATTTTTGATGTCAAAAAAGGCTCCTAAATTAAATAATTTTTATTATAGTGTTTTTGGACTGGGTGATAGTTCTTATAATTTTTTTTGTCAATCTAGCAAAGATTTTGATAAAAAATTACATGAATTGGGTGGAATTCGGTTGTTTGATCGTGTGGATGCTGATATTGAATATACTGAAATAGCTCAAAAATGGTTTAAAGATATAGTTAAAAAGATTAGTGAATTATTAAAAAATATAAATATTAAAATTAACACTAGTTTTTCGGCAGAAAAAGAATCTATTTTTTCTTCTGTTTCTTATACGAAGGAAAAACCTTTTTCAGCTAAATTATGTGTTAATAAAAAAATTACTGGACGTAATTCCATAAGAGATGTGCGTCATATTGAAATAGATATCAGTAATTCTGGTATAATTTATCGACCTGGCGATGTGTTGGGTGTTTGGTATGAAAATGATCCTGTATTAGTAAAAGAATTATTAAAATTATTAAGTATTAAAAAAAATACTGTAATAATGGTAAAGAAGCAAAAAAAAATAATATATGATGTATTAAAAAATAATTTTGAACTTACTGTAAATAGTATTAATGTCGTATCTTTATATGCTAAATTATCTAATAATAAGATATTACAAGATATAGTTTTGAATAAAGATAAATTAAGAATATATGCTAATACTGTATCTATCATTAATATGATAAGGCAATTTCCTCCTATTAATACATTTAATCAAAGTATTCTAGATATTTTAAGACCCATGCAGCCTCGTTTATATTCAATATCTTCGTCTCAATCAGAAATGGAAAATGAAGTACATATTACTGTAAGGGTAATACAATATTTAGATCAAGGAAAGTTATATTTGGGAGGAGCCTCTGGATATTTAACTCATCGTGTGCAAGAAGATGGAATAATTAATGTTTTTATTGTTGAAAATGATCATTTTCGTTTACCTAAAGATCATAATATTCCAATCATTATGATTGGCGCTGGAACGGGAATTGCTCCTTTTCGTTCTTTCATGCAAGAAAGAGATAGTAAAAATGCAAATGGAAAGAACTGGTTATTTTTTGGCAATCCGTCTTTTACTGAAGATTTTTTATATCAAATAGAATGGCAAAGATATTTTAAAAAAGGGTTATTAACTAATATTGATCTAGCCTGGTCTAGAGATCAAATAAATAAAATTTATGTACAAGATAAAATTAGAGAAAAAGGTGGTAAAATATGGAATTGGATTAAAGACGGAGCTTACATTTATGTGTGCGGAGATGCGTCCAATATGGCTAAAGGTGTAGAATTGGCTTTGTTGGATATATTTATTCAATATAATAATATGAATTTAGATGAAGCTAAATATTTTTTAAATAATCTCCGGAAAGACAAACGTTACCAAAGAGATCTTTATTAA
- the cysG gene encoding siroheme synthase CysG: MNYFPIFANLKSRRILIVGGGAVAARKVLLLLRTGAIITIIAYKICFELLSFFKKNKIKWLKTGFKEKYLDQVFLVIAATNDRSLNEEIFIASNKRCIFVNTVDDESKCSFIFPSIIDRSPIIIGISSGGFAPVLSRLLRERMESLLPIKLGVIANIAKTIREKVKKKFILSSERRFFWERLFNGSFSGQILSGNINNAINILNKEIMTPQVSIGEIILVGAGPGDAGLLTLKGLQVIQQADYILYDFLVSKEILELVRRDAHCVYVGKSSGIKGMSQQDINELLISLAKKGKKVVRLKGGDPFIFGRGGEELMFLKKYSIPFQVVPGITAAIGAAAYSGIPLTHRSYAHSVIFITGNRTNNKLDIINWSQLATSASTIVIYMFKANVDEIYKKLIIYGFFKKTPVAVIEQATTLNQKILIGTIANLPNLSLRVSYPSILIIGEVVKLHKKLKWFN, from the coding sequence GTGAATTACTTTCCTATTTTTGCTAATTTAAAATCCAGACGTATATTAATAGTTGGTGGTGGAGCAGTCGCAGCTCGTAAGGTTTTATTATTATTGCGTACAGGTGCAATAATTACTATTATTGCTTATAAAATTTGTTTTGAATTATTATCATTTTTTAAAAAAAACAAAATTAAATGGTTAAAAACTGGATTCAAAGAAAAATACTTAGATCAAGTATTTTTAGTAATTGCAGCAACAAATGATAGAAGTTTAAATGAAGAAATTTTTATAGCGTCAAATAAAAGATGTATATTTGTTAATACTGTAGATGATGAATCAAAATGTTCTTTTATATTTCCTTCTATTATAGATCGTTCTCCTATTATAATAGGAATCTCTTCAGGTGGTTTTGCACCAGTATTGTCGCGTTTGTTACGTGAACGTATGGAGTCTTTATTGCCTATAAAATTAGGTGTAATAGCAAATATAGCAAAAACAATAAGAGAAAAAGTTAAGAAAAAATTTATATTGTCGTCTGAACGACGTTTTTTTTGGGAACGTTTATTTAATGGTTCATTTTCTGGACAGATATTAAGTGGTAATATTAATAATGCCATAAATATTTTAAATAAAGAAATAATGACACCTCAGGTATCTATAGGAGAAATTATTTTAGTAGGAGCTGGTCCAGGAGATGCTGGTTTGTTGACTTTAAAAGGTTTACAAGTTATACAACAAGCGGATTATATTTTATATGATTTTTTAGTTAGTAAGGAAATATTAGAATTGGTTCGTCGTGATGCACATTGTGTTTATGTAGGAAAAAGTTCCGGTATAAAAGGGATGTCACAGCAAGATATTAATGAATTATTAATATCTTTAGCAAAAAAAGGGAAAAAAGTTGTTCGTTTAAAAGGAGGTGATCCTTTTATATTTGGTAGAGGTGGAGAGGAATTAATGTTTCTTAAAAAATACTCTATTCCTTTTCAAGTGGTACCTGGTATTACCGCGGCTATTGGTGCTGCAGCGTATTCTGGTATTCCATTGACACATCGATCTTATGCTCATAGTGTTATTTTTATTACTGGTAATCGAACGAATAATAAATTAGATATAATTAATTGGTCTCAGTTAGCTACTTCCGCAAGTACAATAGTAATATATATGTTTAAAGCAAACGTAGATGAAATCTATAAAAAATTAATTATTTATGGTTTTTTTAAAAAAACACCAGTTGCTGTGATTGAGCAGGCAACTACTTTAAATCAAAAGATTTTAATTGGTACCATAGCTAATCTTCCTAATTTATCATTACGTGTTTCATATCCATCAATTTTAATTATTGGTGAAGTGGTAAAATTACATAAAAAATTAAAATGGTTCAATTAA
- the mutS gene encoding DNA mismatch repair protein MutS, protein MNKKYQINHHTPMIQQYLKLKYNYPDMLLFYRIGDFYELFYEDAKKISNLLNITLTKRGYSAGKEIPMSGIPYHSAEIYLLKLIKLGESVAICEQMEDSSSGKKLLKRKIVRIVTPGTVTDDIFLKDNKDNLLASIFMENNIFGYATLNICSGEFIISEFSSTEDLLSELKRTDPEELLYPEKFLYYDFIKKNRGLRKRSLLEFKLDTAHRQLNFQFGTNTLNGFGVQIASVALCAAGCLFQYVKNTQNSLLPHIKSIKIHNIKDYIIINASTRKNLEIIKNISGGYKNTLCHTLDHTSTSMGSRMLKRWLNSPGRNVDIIKNRQDSIQALRNIYHKLKTMLYQICDLERISSRIALHTASPKDLISIRDTFLKLPKIKKILMNIDVGHIQYLSNLIGNFINLSDLLNRAISSSPAKSIREGSVIANGYNIELDELRLIKNNAQQYLKNFEIKTRRVLGIESLKIGNNRIIGYYIQVNKRHSHLIPNFYQKCQTLKNCERYIVQELKNYEKNIFIAGEKSIELEKILYKEIFDILFSYLDELQISAQALAEIDVLTNLAERSVTMNYTRPIVKDKTIISLLDSRHPVIEEVLNTPFIPNSVFLSKDNRMIIITGSNMGGKSTYMRQIALIVIMAWIGSYVPAKTAVIGMFDKIFIRVGSADDLSMGQSTFMMEMTEMASILNNASCYSLVLIDEIGRGTSIYDGLSLSLACAEYLIIHIKSITLFSTHYFELTYLEKKFKEIKNVHCKVIEYDNSISFTHTIKDGSTEKSYGLAVASLAGIPETIINQAKIKFKELVESSKNNCKKYFLKKVLDNSVLEYINTVDPNKISPRQALDIIYYLKSII, encoded by the coding sequence ATATCTTAAATTAAAATATAATTATCCAGATATGCTATTGTTTTATAGAATAGGAGATTTTTATGAATTATTTTATGAAGATGCTAAAAAAATTTCTAATCTATTAAATATTACTTTAACAAAAAGAGGCTATTCAGCAGGAAAAGAAATTCCTATGTCTGGAATACCTTATCATTCAGCAGAGATCTATTTATTAAAATTAATAAAATTAGGTGAATCGGTAGCAATTTGTGAACAAATGGAAGACTCCTCTTCTGGGAAAAAATTATTAAAACGTAAAATTGTTAGAATTGTTACTCCTGGAACTGTTACCGATGATATCTTTTTGAAAGATAATAAAGATAATTTATTAGCATCAATTTTTATGGAAAATAATATTTTTGGTTATGCTACTTTAAATATTTGTTCCGGTGAATTTATTATTTCAGAATTCAGTAGTACTGAAGATTTATTATCTGAATTAAAACGGACTGATCCTGAAGAATTATTATATCCCGAAAAATTTTTATATTATGATTTTATTAAAAAAAATCGTGGATTGCGTAAACGTTCCTTATTAGAATTTAAATTAGATACTGCACATCGTCAATTAAATTTTCAATTTGGTACTAATACTTTAAATGGTTTCGGTGTACAGATAGCGAGTGTAGCCTTATGTGCAGCGGGTTGTTTATTCCAATATGTCAAAAATACACAAAATTCTTTGTTACCTCATATAAAATCAATTAAAATACATAATATAAAAGATTATATTATTATCAATGCATCTACTCGTAAAAATTTAGAAATCATTAAAAACATTTCAGGAGGTTATAAAAACACCTTGTGTCATACCTTGGATCACACGTCTACGTCTATGGGCAGTAGAATGTTAAAACGTTGGTTAAATTCTCCTGGACGTAATGTTGATATCATCAAAAATAGGCAAGATAGCATACAAGCGTTACGAAATATTTATCATAAATTAAAAACTATGTTATATCAAATCTGTGATTTAGAACGTATTTCTTCTCGTATAGCGTTACATACAGCATCACCAAAAGATCTAATCTCTATTAGAGATACTTTTTTAAAATTACCTAAAATAAAAAAAATATTAATGAACATTGATGTGGGACATATTCAATATTTATCTAATTTAATTGGAAATTTTATAAATTTGTCAGATTTATTAAACCGCGCTATATCTTCATCTCCTGCTAAATCAATTCGTGAAGGTTCCGTAATAGCTAATGGATATAATATTGAATTAGATGAATTAAGATTGATAAAAAATAATGCACAACAGTATCTTAAGAATTTTGAAATAAAAACAAGACGTGTTCTAGGAATAGAATCATTAAAAATTGGAAATAATAGAATTATTGGATATTATATTCAAGTTAATAAAAGACACAGTCATTTAATTCCTAATTTTTATCAAAAATGTCAAACATTAAAAAATTGTGAACGATATATTGTACAAGAATTAAAAAATTATGAAAAAAATATTTTCATTGCCGGGGAAAAAAGTATAGAGTTAGAAAAAATATTATATAAAGAAATTTTTGATATTTTATTTTCTTATTTAGATGAATTACAAATTAGTGCTCAGGCATTGGCAGAAATAGATGTATTAACTAATTTAGCAGAACGTTCTGTTACCATGAATTATACACGTCCCATTGTGAAAGACAAAACAATAATTTCTTTGTTAGATAGTCGTCATCCTGTAATTGAAGAAGTATTAAATACTCCTTTTATTCCTAATTCCGTATTCCTTTCGAAAGATAATAGAATGATTATTATTACAGGTAGCAATATGGGAGGAAAAAGTACTTACATGAGACAAATAGCATTAATTGTTATTATGGCATGGATAGGTAGTTACGTTCCCGCTAAAACAGCAGTTATTGGTATGTTTGATAAAATTTTTATACGAGTAGGTTCAGCTGATGATTTATCAATGGGTCAATCAACTTTTATGATGGAAATGACAGAAATGGCCAGCATTTTAAATAATGCTAGTTGTTATAGTTTAGTTTTAATAGATGAAATTGGGAGGGGAACTTCGATTTATGACGGTTTATCTTTATCATTAGCATGTGCTGAATATTTAATAATTCATATAAAATCTATTACATTATTTTCTACACATTATTTTGAATTAACTTATTTAGAAAAAAAATTTAAAGAAATTAAAAATGTTCATTGTAAAGTAATCGAATATGATAATAGTATTTCATTTACGCATACTATAAAAGATGGTTCCACAGAAAAGAGTTATGGATTAGCTGTAGCTTCTTTAGCAGGTATACCAGAGACAATTATTAATCAGGCAAAAATAAAGTTCAAAGAATTAGTAGAATCGTCTAAAAATAATTGTAAAAAATATTTTCTTAAAAAAGTATTAGACAATTCTGTTTTAGAATATATTAATACGGTGGATCCTAATAAAATATCTCCTCGTCAAGCGTTAGATATTATTTATTATTTGAAGAGTATTATATAA
- the cysI gene encoding assimilatory sulfite reductase (NADPH) hemoprotein subunit, protein MKEKKNKKLYIEGKLTDFERIKMNSNYLRGTINEDLKDCITNGFNGDNFSLIRFHGMYQQDDRDIRLERIEQKLEPRYAIMLRCRLPAGVITTNQWLKIDKFATEKTLYRTIRLTNRQTFQFHGIFKKDLKSVHKMLHSIGLDSLGTANDVNRNVICTSNPIESELHHEVYEWAKKISEHLLPQTKAYAEIWLDKKKISTTDHEPILSKTYLPRKFKTSIVIPPHNDVDLHANDMNFIAIAEKRKLVGFNVLIGGGLSIEHGNKNTWPSCAIPLGFIPINKVLSVSESIVTTQRDWGNRTNRKNAKTRYTLHRVGFHVFKKEVEKRAHITFDSIRPYYFTTRGDRFGWIEGIDNKWHFTVFIPNGRIIDNSDQSIKSALAQVARIHKGDFRLTANQNIIIAGVDQKDKKEIENIFFAHGMLNKITELRKNSMACVSFPTCPLAMAEAERKLPFFITQIEKILLKYNMEKEKIVFRITGCPNGCGRSLLAEIGLIGKSPGHYNLYLGGNHIGTRIAKIYAENCTEKEILDHLEELIKIWSEKRDYKEYFGDFVIRFGIVKAVINSETDFWIK, encoded by the coding sequence ATGAAAGAAAAAAAAAATAAAAAATTATATATTGAAGGAAAGTTAACTGATTTTGAACGTATAAAAATGAATAGTAATTATTTAAGAGGAACTATTAATGAAGATTTAAAAGATTGTATTACTAATGGATTTAATGGTGATAATTTTTCTTTGATTCGTTTCCATGGTATGTATCAACAAGATGATAGGGATATTCGATTAGAAAGAATTGAACAAAAATTAGAACCACGTTATGCTATCATGTTACGTTGTCGGTTACCAGCTGGAGTTATCACTACTAATCAATGGTTAAAAATTGATAAATTTGCAACTGAAAAAACTTTATATCGTACTATTCGTTTAACAAATCGTCAAACATTTCAATTTCATGGTATTTTTAAAAAAGATTTAAAGTCTGTACATAAGATGTTACATAGTATTGGATTAGATTCGTTAGGAACAGCTAACGATGTAAACAGAAATGTCATTTGTACTTCTAATCCTATTGAATCTGAATTGCATCATGAAGTGTATGAATGGGCGAAAAAAATATCTGAGCACTTATTACCACAAACTAAAGCTTATGCAGAAATTTGGTTAGATAAAAAAAAGATTTCTACCACTGATCATGAACCAATTCTCAGTAAAACATATTTACCAAGAAAATTTAAAACTAGTATAGTTATACCTCCACATAATGATGTTGATTTACATGCAAATGATATGAATTTTATAGCTATTGCAGAAAAAAGAAAATTAGTAGGATTTAACGTATTAATTGGAGGTGGTTTATCAATCGAACATGGGAATAAAAATACATGGCCATCTTGTGCTATTCCTCTTGGTTTTATTCCTATTAACAAAGTATTATCTGTATCTGAATCAATAGTGACAACACAACGTGATTGGGGTAATCGTACTAATAGAAAAAATGCTAAAACAAGATATACTTTACATCGTGTAGGATTTCATGTGTTTAAGAAAGAAGTTGAAAAAAGGGCTCATATAACGTTTGATAGTATTCGTCCTTATTATTTTACTACTAGAGGTGATCGTTTTGGATGGATTGAAGGTATTGATAATAAGTGGCATTTTACTGTGTTTATTCCAAATGGACGGATTATTGATAATTCAGATCAGTCTATTAAATCAGCTTTGGCTCAAGTAGCTAGAATACATAAAGGTGATTTTCGTTTGACAGCAAATCAAAATATTATCATAGCAGGTGTTGATCAAAAAGATAAAAAAGAAATCGAAAATATTTTTTTTGCACATGGCATGTTAAATAAAATAACTGAATTAAGAAAAAATTCTATGGCTTGTGTATCTTTTCCTACTTGTCCTTTAGCTATGGCAGAAGCAGAACGTAAATTACCTTTTTTTATTACTCAAATAGAAAAAATTTTATTAAAATACAATATGGAAAAAGAAAAGATAGTATTTAGGATTACAGGATGTCCCAATGGTTGTGGTAGATCTTTATTGGCTGAAATTGGATTAATAGGAAAATCACCTGGACATTATAATTTATATTTAGGTGGTAATCATATCGGTACTCGCATTGCCAAGATATATGCTGAAAATTGTACTGAAAAAGAAATACTGGATCATTTAGAGGAGTTAATAAAAATTTGGTCTGAGAAAAGAGATTATAAAGAATATTTTGGTGATTTTGTTATTCGATTTGGCATCGTAAAAGCTGTTATCAATTCAGAAACTGATTTTTGGATAAAATAA
- the cysD gene encoding sulfate adenylyltransferase subunit CysD, with amino-acid sequence MKKKKFTYLEQLESESIYIIREVVAEFQNPVMLYSIGKDSSVMLHLAKKAFYPGNIPFPLLHVDTGWKFSEMYKFRDKVVKDLGIQLIIHSNKIGLSSGINPFIHSSNKYTDIMKTEGLKQAINQYSFDAAFGGARRDEEKSRSKERIYSFRDSSHQWDPKKQRPELWNLYNGHINKGESIRVFPLSNWTELDIWQYIYAEKIHIVSLYFADNRPILERNGMLLMIDDERIVFEKNEKVTQKMVRFRTLGCWPLTSAHLSNAKTIPDIIAEMLIINKSERTGRLIDNDISCSMELKKRQGYF; translated from the coding sequence ATGAAAAAAAAGAAATTTACTTATTTAGAACAACTTGAATCAGAAAGTATTTATATTATCCGTGAAGTAGTAGCAGAATTTCAAAATCCTGTCATGTTATATTCAATAGGAAAAGATTCTTCAGTGATGTTACATCTTGCTAAAAAAGCTTTTTATCCGGGTAATATACCATTCCCTTTATTACATGTTGATACAGGTTGGAAATTTTCTGAAATGTATAAATTTCGCGATAAAGTAGTTAAAGATTTAGGAATTCAGCTAATTATTCACTCTAACAAAATAGGATTATCTTCGGGTATAAATCCTTTTATACATAGTTCAAATAAATATACCGATATCATGAAAACAGAAGGATTAAAGCAGGCTATTAATCAATATAGTTTTGATGCTGCTTTTGGTGGAGCAAGAAGAGACGAAGAAAAATCACGATCTAAAGAACGTATATATTCATTTCGGGACTCATCTCATCAATGGGATCCTAAAAAACAGAGACCTGAATTATGGAATCTTTATAATGGTCACATTAACAAGGGAGAAAGTATCAGGGTATTTCCATTATCTAATTGGACTGAATTAGATATTTGGCAATATATATATGCAGAAAAAATACATATTGTTTCTTTATATTTTGCTGATAATCGTCCTATTTTAGAAAGAAATGGTATGTTGCTAATGATAGACGATGAACGTATCGTTTTTGAAAAAAACGAGAAAGTTACACAAAAAATGGTAAGATTTCGTACTTTAGGATGTTGGCCTTTGACTAGTGCTCATTTATCAAATGCTAAAACTATTCCTGATATTATAGCAGAAATGTTAATAATAAATAAAAGTGAGAGAACTGGTAGATTAATTGATAACGAT